The nucleotide window CTAAGTCAGGATTCACGTCGCATGGACATGGTTAGCGTCCTTACAACGACAGCCGCCGTTATTGGCCTTTACATGGCATGGAACATTGGCGCAAACGATGTGGCCAACGCCATGGGTACTTCCGTGGGTTCCGGAGCACTTACCCTGCGCCGCGCCATTGTCGTGGCTGCAGTATTCGAGTTTTGTGGAGCCCTGCTCGTCGGTGGCAGTGTGACCGAAACCATCAGCAAAGGCATCGTGGATGCCTCAAGCCTCGGTGGCGACAACCTCAGTTTTGCCCTTGGCATGACCTGCAGTCTGCTTGCTGCAGCCATTTGGCTAAACATTGCGACTTTTCTCGGCTGGCCCGTCTCAACAACCCATAGCATTGTCGGTGCCGTTATCGGTTTTGGCATTGTTGCTGGGGGCTTCTCCAGCGTGGACTGGTCTAAAGTATCCTTGATTGTCGCTTCGTGGATTATCTCGCCAATCTGCGGTGGCTTTGTGGGCTATTTCTTCTTCATTCACATCCGCAAACGAATTTTGGCGGAGCGCAATCCTTTGCAAGCCATGCAAAGGTATGGACCGCTGATGCTCTTTCCTATCGGCACCATGCTTACCCTAAGTCTGATTTACAAAGGGCTAAAACCGCTAAAACTCGACTTACCTCTTTCTTCGGCCGGACTCATTTCCGTTGGAGTGGGTATTGCCCTTGTGCTTATCGCTACGCCTATACTTCGCAAAGTCGCAAGCGAGAGCCACGGCATTCGATATTCTGAAAACCTGAAACGCACCGAACGCGTTTTTCTTTACTTGCAAGTAGCCACCGCTTCGTTTGTTGCCTTTGCTCATGGAAGCAATGACGTCGCCAACGCCGTGGGACCTTTGGCAGCAGTGTTTGGAGCACTGCAAAATGGTTTCACCGAAGAAGTTCAGGTTCCAATGAAAGTACTTCTCCTGGGCGCCTGCGGCATCGTGATTGGCCTGGCAACGTACGGCTACAAAGTGATTGCTACTGTGGGCGAGAAAATCACAGAACTCACACCGTCCCGTGGATTTACAGCCGAATTTGCCGCAGCCACAACCATTTTGGTCTGTAGCAAACTGGGCCTTCCCGTCAGCACCACACATACCTTGATTGGATCCGTCATTGGAGTAGGCTTTGCTCGTAGTGTCGGAGCGATCAATACACAAGTACTGCGAGGCATCATTGCAAGTTGGTTTATCACAGTGCCCTTTACTGCCATTCTCGCAGCCGCGCTATTTGCCCTCAGCTCATTACTTTTTTAGTTCACAAAGGATTGATTGATGCCCTCCTTGGTAGCAGACCATTGTGTTGGTGACTTTATTGCCGGAAAATTCGTGAAAACCAGCAAAGCCAACAGCAGAATCACGAACCAGAGCCCCGCTGATCTTAGCGACGAGCTGGGCATTTTTCCGATTTCACTTTCCCATGTGGACACCGCCGTTCAAGCAGCGCGGGATGCTTTTCCGCAGTGGCGCAAACTCGAGCAAAGCAAACGTGACGCTCTTCTGCGAAACTATCAGCAGCAACTCCAGACCCACAAGGACGCCATCGCTTTATGCATCTGTCGGGAAGTAGGCAAGCCTCTTTGGGAAGCGCATGGCGAAGTTGGCGCTATGATTGCAAAAGTAGACTTGTGCTTAGGCGAAGCACGCAAGTATTCGCCAAATCTCGATATTGACGACTTACCTGGGCAGATCAGAAATCGCCCACTTGGAGTGCTCGCTGTCATCGGGCCCTACAACTTCCCGGGGCATCTACCGAACGGGCAAATAGTGCCTGCCTTGGCAACCGGCAATACCGTTATCTTTAAGCCGAGCGAAAAAGCACCAGCGACAGCGGCATGGATGGCCCTATGTTTATCTGAAGCCGGGTTGCCAGACGGCGTATTTAACGTTGTCCAAGGCGAAGCACAAAGCGCCAAAGTACTTGTTGCACACGACGGCATCGACGGTATTCTCTTCACCGGATCCGCTGCGGTAGGCCGCGATATTTTAACCGCCAACGCTGCCCACCTTGGAAAGCTCGTTGCGCTTGAGCTCGGCGGAAAGAACGCTTCTATCGTTCTCGAGGACGCCGACATCGACCTTGCTGTACGCCAAGTCGCCTTTGCTGCCTTTGCCACCTCGGGACAACGTTGCACTTCAACATCCAGGCTCATCATCCACCGCAGCATTGCTCCTGCTTTTTTAAACAAACTCAAAGCAACCATTTCAAACATTCACGTTGGCTATCCACAAGAGCCGAATGTTTTTATGGGACCAGTTATTTCCGAAAACAGCCAAAATAAAATACTGGCTGCTCAAACAACCGCTGTGGCGGAAGGTTTCGAGCCATTCGTTCCAGGAGGAGCATTAGCTCTTTCCGATAAACGCGGTTGGTACCTGAAGCCTGCCGTGCATATTGCACCGAATGCAACAGCTGCCGTTAAAGGATACACGGATAGCGAACTGTTTGGTCCCGATCTCTGCGTTTTTGTAACAGATACCGTTGATGAAGCGATTGCCCTTGCCAACGCCACAAACTACGGATTGGTAGCCGCAGTGTTTACAAAAAACGCACAAACATTCGACCATTGTGCCGAGAACTTGCGGATGGGCGCCGTACACTGGAACCGCTCTACTGCGGGAGCCAGCGGTCGCTTACCTTTCGGCGGCATCAAAGACAGCGGAAACTATCGACCTGCAGGAATTTTAGTCAATCAGCTATGTACTTTTCCCCAGGCTATCCTGCTCAATCCAAAGGCGAGCAGCCCAGTACAGTGGCCTGGCTTTCCAGAGTAAAAAGACTCGTTTTGATGCTCTAGGATTCAACTTGGTTATTGTGCTGCTCATCGAGCAAACCGGCTGTTATCGCTATAGCTTTCCGAGCGCGAAGCAAAAACTCTTCGTCTTTTCGTATTTTTTCATTTGCGGCGTTTAAGCCTCTCTCAGTAGTAGCAAGTTTTGCTTCAAGATCGGAAATGCGCGCGACATGGCCTTCCACGCTTTTCTTCAGCTCGTCGATATCTCCACGCGCTCCTTTAAGGTCCTCAAGAAGCGCATCTCGCTCCTGTACCGCTTCGCCAAGCATACTTTGTAGCGCGTTAATCTTAGCGTTGAGTTCGCTTGCAAGCTGCTCACTTTCGGCTTGGTTTTTACTGAGACTATCTTGAGAGTCTTCAAGCGCTGATTCAATGTCAGCAAGTTTTCTTCCTAAAAGAGCGAGCTCTTCCGCGTGGCGCCCCTGCACTTGCTTTAGGGTTTCTTCGTGTTTTGACTGAAGTTTCTCGCGAGACGCAATCATGGCTTGCTCATGATCAACACGAGCTCGCTCCAAAGCATTGTTGGTCTTCGCTTCCAGCTCGCGCATCTGCTCGGCATGCTCTGAATCGAGCTCTTTACGAAGCGCCTGCAGTCTTGCCTCGGTATCAGCTCGAAGTTCCACCATGGCTTGCTCGTGTGTATTTTGAGCCGCAGACATTGCTTCTTCCGTATGTGCCACCTTCTTTTCCGCGGCCTCCGCACGCGCTTTTTCCTCTTCAACGCGTTGAGCAAGTTTCGCTTTGTCCGAAAGAAGCGAGAGGTTCTGCTCTTTCGCGCGCTCGATTTCTTGCTCGTACTGAAGCACTTTATCAGTGGCCTCGGCATGTTCGCGTTCTAGTTTTAGACTTTTCTCGTTTTGTTCGACCAGTTGGCGATCACGTCCGGTCACTTGATCCTTAAGATCCAAGACCTCTTTCTCTTTACGGTTGATGGATTCCCTTAAATCGAGCAACTCTCGACTCGATACCGCCGCGACATCTTTCTCTTGTGAAGCCTTTTTTCTTAGGGACTCCACCTCTTTTTGAAGTTCATCCGCCTCAGCCGCGCGACGTTTAGCGGTCTGCATAAGCTCCGCCAACTCTTCTTTGGCAGCAGCCAGTTCCGCAGAAATTCGATTCTTTTCGACATCCG belongs to Myxococcales bacterium and includes:
- a CDS encoding inorganic phosphate transporter, producing the protein MDMVSVLTTTAAVIGLYMAWNIGANDVANAMGTSVGSGALTLRRAIVVAAVFEFCGALLVGGSVTETISKGIVDASSLGGDNLSFALGMTCSLLAAAIWLNIATFLGWPVSTTHSIVGAVIGFGIVAGGFSSVDWSKVSLIVASWIISPICGGFVGYFFFIHIRKRILAERNPLQAMQRYGPLMLFPIGTMLTLSLIYKGLKPLKLDLPLSSAGLISVGVGIALVLIATPILRKVASESHGIRYSENLKRTERVFLYLQVATASFVAFAHGSNDVANAVGPLAAVFGALQNGFTEEVQVPMKVLLLGACGIVIGLATYGYKVIATVGEKITELTPSRGFTAEFAAATTILVCSKLGLPVSTTHTLIGSVIGVGFARSVGAINTQVLRGIIASWFITVPFTAILAAALFALSSLLF
- a CDS encoding aldehyde dehydrogenase family protein, which produces MPSLVADHCVGDFIAGKFVKTSKANSRITNQSPADLSDELGIFPISLSHVDTAVQAARDAFPQWRKLEQSKRDALLRNYQQQLQTHKDAIALCICREVGKPLWEAHGEVGAMIAKVDLCLGEARKYSPNLDIDDLPGQIRNRPLGVLAVIGPYNFPGHLPNGQIVPALATGNTVIFKPSEKAPATAAWMALCLSEAGLPDGVFNVVQGEAQSAKVLVAHDGIDGILFTGSAAVGRDILTANAAHLGKLVALELGGKNASIVLEDADIDLAVRQVAFAAFATSGQRCTSTSRLIIHRSIAPAFLNKLKATISNIHVGYPQEPNVFMGPVISENSQNKILAAQTTAVAEGFEPFVPGGALALSDKRGWYLKPAVHIAPNATAAVKGYTDSELFGPDLCVFVTDTVDEAIALANATNYGLVAAVFTKNAQTFDHCAENLRMGAVHWNRSTAGASGRLPFGGIKDSGNYRPAGILVNQLCTFPQAILLNPKASSPVQWPGFPE
- a CDS encoding response regulator, whose product is MGENILLLDSDSEFAQQVRDGFERLGTKVDIVADGSDAVEKATELHPDLIILSIELGHTTGGVVCTKLRNSAKLKDIPLIIVSKEATEAIFEQHKRLSGRADDYISKPVSFDELLGHVTTLIRVGNSGRASTDDALNLEDEELLMDDAGQKGGRSSKVDDEIEQFAESAFDSLMLESEDSPVELEVSEPEIQIEENMDLSFSDATDMNEAVAFASGSEPVESPKTRVADASDVEKNRISAELAAAKEELAELMQTAKRRAAEADELQKEVESLRKKASQEKDVAAVSSRELLDLRESINRKEKEVLDLKDQVTGRDRQLVEQNEKSLKLEREHAEATDKVLQYEQEIERAKEQNLSLLSDKAKLAQRVEEEKARAEAAEKKVAHTEEAMSAAQNTHEQAMVELRADTEARLQALRKELDSEHAEQMRELEAKTNNALERARVDHEQAMIASREKLQSKHEETLKQVQGRHAEELALLGRKLADIESALEDSQDSLSKNQAESEQLASELNAKINALQSMLGEAVQERDALLEDLKGARGDIDELKKSVEGHVARISDLEAKLATTERGLNAANEKIRKDEEFLLRARKAIAITAGLLDEQHNNQVES